The Poseidonibacter lekithochrous region CCTAAAGTATAAATTTGTGTATCACTATTACTTTGAGTATCTGTTGCTGTTACAGTAATAGAAAAAGAAGTTTTAGTAGGAGTTGCTTCAAAATCTGGATATAACTTAAAAGTTACAACTCCAGAACTTGAGTTTATTGAGAAAGTATCATTATCTGTTACTCCTGCACCTAAAGAATATGCAATAGTACTTGCATCAGTTGCACTTGCTGTAAATGCAGTTTTTTGATTCTCTGCAGCACTTGGAGTAAAAGAACCTGTAAATACAGGAGGATTTTCATCTACATCATTTACATTTACCGTATATGCTTGACTTGAAGTATTACTTAAACTATCCGTAGCTGTTACAGTAATAGTATATGAAGTCTTAGTTGGTAATGCTTCATAATTTGGAGCAGAATTAAAAGTTATAGCACCAGAACTTGAATTAATAGAGAAACTATTATTTTCAGTAACTCCACTTGTTAATGAATAAGTAATTGTACTTGCATCTGTAACACTAATTGCTGAAACACTTGTTTGATTTTCATCTCCACTTATTACATAGGGAGCATTAAATACAGGAGCATTTTCATCTACATCAGAAATTGTAATTGTATAAACCTGAGTAGATGAATAAGCTAAACTATCTGTTGCTGTTACTGTAATAGAATATGATGCTTTTATCTCAAAATTTGGTGCCACTTTAAATGTAATAACACCTGAACTTGAGTTAACATTAAAATCATCATTATCTGTTACTCCTGAACCTAAAGAATATGTAACAGTATTTAGATCCGTGGTATTTGCAGTAGTTGCTGATGTTTGATTTTCTGCTACAGTAGCAGTAAATGAACCTGTAAATACTGGTGCATCATCATCAATATTTGTGATACCTAAAGTGTAAACTTGTGTTGATACATTTGATAAACTGTCCGTTGCTGTAACTGTAATAGAATATGATGTTTTTGTCTCATAATCGGGAGCTGTATTAAAAATAACAACACCAGAAGTAGAATTTATAGAAAAATCATTATTATCTGTAACTCCAGCAGATAAAGAGTATGTAATAGTATTAGAATCTGTTGCACTAGCTGTAAATGCTGACGTTTGATTTTCCAAAGCACTAGGAGTAAAAGAACCCACGAAAACCGGTGCATCATCATCTACATTACTAATATTAATAGTATAAACTGTATCAGAAGTATAACTTAAGCCATCAGTTGCATGTACTGTAATCGTATATTGTGTTTTTGTTTCATAATCAGGAGCAACTTTAAAAGTAACCACAGCTGTTGAAGAATCAATATTAAAATCATCATTATCATTAGTAGCAGCTAATGAATAAGTTAAAGTACTTGTACTATTAATACTAGCAGTTATTGCACCACTCTGGTTTTCAGCTACATTAAATGTATTAGGATCATTTAAGTCTGTAATATTAATTGTATATACAATATCAGAATTAAAAGCTAAACCATCTGTTGCATGCACAGTAACCTTATATTGTGTTTTAATTTCATAATTTGGCGCTACTTTAAAAGTAACTACTGCTGTTGATGCATTTATATTAAAATCATTATTATCTGTAATTCCTGAAGCAAGAGAATAAGTTAAAGTATTGGTATGATTTACAGTTGCCGTTACAGCACTAGTTTGATTCTCAAGTACACTAAAAGTGTATGGGTCAGAAGGAGTACTAGAAGATCCTCCACCTGAAACTCCTCCACCTCCACATCCAATTAGAGTAAATGTTAATAACAAAGTA contains the following coding sequences:
- a CDS encoding cadherin domain-containing protein, encoding MLKFINIYKLFFSTLLLTFTLIGCGGGGVSGGGSSSTPSDPYTFSVLENQTSAVTATVNHTNTLTYSLASGITDNNDFNINASTAVVTFKVAPNYEIKTQYKVTVHATDGLAFNSDIVYTINITDLNDPNTFNVAENQSGAITASINSTSTLTYSLAATNDNDDFNIDSSTAVVTFKVAPDYETKTQYTITVHATDGLSYTSDTVYTINISNVDDDAPVFVGSFTPSALENQTSAFTASATDSNTITYSLSAGVTDNNDFSINSTSGVVIFNTAPDYETKTSYSITVTATDSLSNVSTQVYTLGITNIDDDAPVFTGSFTATVAENQTSATTANTTDLNTVTYSLGSGVTDNDDFNVNSSSGVITFKVAPNFEIKASYSITVTATDSLAYSSTQVYTITISDVDENAPVFNAPYVISGDENQTSVSAISVTDASTITYSLTSGVTENNSFSINSSSGAITFNSAPNYEALPTKTSYTITVTATDSLSNTSSQAYTVNVNDVDENPPVFTGSFTPSAAENQKTAFTASATDASTIAYSLGAGVTDNDTFSINSSSGVVTFKLYPDFEATPTKTSFSITVTATDTQSNSDTQIYTLGLTDVNENLTFNSLPYKFIISQITGRFWLDRNIGATQVCTSSGDTACYGNLYQWGRLRDGHQLSSSTNSATRATNIISSGSNFITNSSSPMDWLTNSTQDTDDIDDNGNIRNILWSQTNGDSATNNIVCPSGYRMPSVAEIKAETLDDSIADTDTNSNGTIEVINSATAFQNFLKLPTSGYRNNSGTPVSDGFGYLWSSSVSGGNASSINYDGTTASENTSTNLVNAYPIRCIQHTSTNTSTTIDAGTDQIVYQGATVTLTATAGFTSYEWRDGNTPLGSAQSLVKSDFAVGIHYLSLIGTDSNGEKSVDTITVTVKSTSISHNSINYIIVTSPYTTKKWLDRNIGASQVCSASNDLNCYGDYFQWGRLADGHEKQTSTTTATTIAYNDDTSNEYITPAEWGTGDTSGALRVARWNQITGNVNGVSGATYTDVCPVGFRVPTQAEVISETTSQGVSNNATAFSNFLKLPVAGFRKDDGTMQNVGSIVYLWYNTPNGTTEAKYLRVSSGTAAPDSSLTRAFGGSVRCIED